In a single window of the Salmo trutta chromosome 23, fSalTru1.1, whole genome shotgun sequence genome:
- the LOC115159618 gene encoding uncharacterized protein LOC115159618 isoform X2 produces MSLSCILLIYVAGVAVKESCADLVPTPTIVFSPGYINVATPVTVRCESPKGTECIFYRDHDPNPIRKLDYKQGACQFNLLWNEFKKWNKTEVDLSCVILQNREGKMIKTSKPSDARRLILGDPIGKPSVHVEKIGNYLNLRCEAKAGTSCYFYLNNGDSHFKKLPYNDNVCVGRVAEEELQRKRSSAGEIFITCAVELVVEGEDTVTSQHSEPLGITIDVVNPPGATSSPSEFNLIITVQEETSTNVTAQGRVSLHSVSSGPVFLVIISLVAGSLFLVLLAGSVLCVLQRKCGVQGRHVNTGSPPEQQDQTPPCVYSVITKPSRDEEEDSSLQYTTVTSTSDRASLQYATVTSTGNQVGPGRTKIKFEIAGEYALLAES; encoded by the exons ATGTTGCCGGTGTTGCGGTAAAAGAAAGTTGTGCAG ATTTGGTTCCCACTCCCACTATTGTATTTTCCCCTGGGTACATCAATGTAGCTACACCTGTTACAGTACGCTGTGAGTCACCAAAAGGCACAGAGTGCATTTTCTACAGAGATCACGACCCCAACCCTATAAGAAAACTGGATTACAAGCAGGGTGCTTGCCAGTTCAATTTGTTGTGGAATGAGTTCAAAAAGTGGAACAAGACTGAAGTAGATCTCAGCTGTGTAATTCTACAGAACAGAGAAGGTAAAATGATCAAAACCTCAAAACCTAGTGATGCTCGTAGACTTATATTGGGTG ATCCAATTGGAAAGCCCAGTGTTCATGTGGAGAAGATTGGGAATTACCTCAATCTTCGATGTGAGGCCAAGGCTGGCACCTCATGCTACTTTTATCTGAACAATGGTGACTCACACTTCAAAAAACTACCCTACAATGACAATGTCTGTGTGGGGAGAGTGGCAGAAGAGGAACTGCAGAGGAAGAGGAGCAGTGCTGGAGAGATCTTCATCACCTGTGCTGTGGAGCTGGTGGTAGAGGGTGAAGATACTGTGACATCACAGCATAGTGAACCCCTCGGTATCACCATAGATG TTGTAAATCCTCCAGGAGCTACTAGTTCCCCATCAGAGTTCAATTTAATCATAACTGTTCAGGAGGAAACAAGCACCAATGTCACAGCCCAAGGAAGAG TGAGCCTTCATTCAGTTTCTTCAGGTCCAGTGTTCCTCGTCATCATCAGTCTGGTTGCTGGTTCCCTTTTCCTGGTTCTGCTAGCTGGGTCTGTGCTGTGTGTTCTCCAACGCAAGTGTG GAGTTCAAGGCAGGCATGTAAATACTGG AAGCCCACCTGAGCAGCAAGACCAAACCCCACCTTGTGTCT ATTCTGTCATCACAAAGCCGTCTAGGGATGAG GAAGAGGACAGTAGTCTGCAATACACTACTGTGACATCTACAAGTGACCGAGCTAGTCTTCAATATGCAACAGTGACATCTACCGGTAACCAAGTTGGACCTGGGCGCACCAAGATCAAGTTTGAAATAGCTGGAGAGTACGCCCTCTTAGCAGAATCATAG
- the LOC115159618 gene encoding uncharacterized protein LOC115159618 isoform X3, translating into MSLSNILLIYVAGVAVKESCADSVPTPTIVFSPDYINVATPVTVRCESPKGTECIFYRDHDPKPIRKLDYKQGACQFKLLWNEFKKWNKTEVDLSCVILQNKEGKTIKTSKPSDARRLNVGDPIGKPSVHVEKIGNYLNLRCEAKAGTSCYFYLNNGDSHFKKLPYNDNVCVGRVAEEELQRKRSSAGEIFITCAVELVVEGEDTVTSQHSEPLGITIDVVNPPGATSSPSEFNLIITVQEETSTNVTAQGRVSLHSVSSGPVFLVIISLVAGSLFLVLLAGSVLCVLQRKCGVQGRHVNTGSPPEQQDQTPPCVYSVITKPSRDEEEDSSLQYTTVTSTSDRASLQYATVTSTGNQVGPGRTKIKFEIAGEYALLAES; encoded by the exons ATGTCTTTGTCTAATATTCTTCTCATTT ATGTTGCCGGTGTTGCGGTAAAAGAAAGTTGTGCAG ATTCGGTTCCCACTCCCACTATTGTATTTTCCCCTGATTACATCAATGTAGCTACACCTGTTACAGTACGCTGTGAGTCACCAAAAGGCACAGAGTGCATTTTCTACAGAGATCACGACCCCAAACCTATAAGAAAACTGGATTACAAGCAGGGTGCTTGCCAGTTCAAGTTGTTATGGAATGAGTTCAAAAAGTGGAACAAGACTGAAGTAGATCTCAGCTGTGTAATTCTACAGAACAAAGAAGGTAAAACAATCAAAACCTCAAAACCAAGTGATGCTCGAAGACTTAATGTGGGTG ATCCAATTGGAAAGCCCAGTGTTCATGTGGAGAAGATTGGGAATTACCTCAATCTTCGATGTGAGGCCAAGGCTGGCACCTCATGCTACTTTTATCTGAACAATGGTGACTCACACTTCAAAAAACTACCCTACAATGACAATGTCTGTGTGGGGAGAGTGGCAGAAGAGGAACTGCAGAGGAAGAGGAGCAGTGCTGGAGAGATCTTCATCACCTGTGCTGTGGAGCTGGTGGTAGAGGGTGAAGATACTGTGACATCACAGCATAGTGAACCCCTCGGTATCACCATAGATG TTGTAAATCCTCCAGGAGCTACTAGTTCCCCATCAGAGTTCAATTTAATCATAACTGTTCAGGAGGAAACAAGCACCAATGTCACAGCCCAAGGAAGAG TGAGCCTTCATTCAGTTTCTTCAGGTCCAGTGTTCCTCGTCATCATCAGTCTGGTTGCTGGTTCCCTTTTCCTGGTTCTGCTAGCTGGGTCTGTGCTGTGTGTTCTCCAACGCAAGTGTG GAGTTCAAGGCAGGCATGTAAATACTGG AAGCCCACCTGAGCAGCAAGACCAAACCCCACCTTGTGTCT ATTCTGTCATCACAAAGCCGTCTAGGGATGAG GAAGAGGACAGTAGTCTGCAATACACTACTGTGACATCTACAAGTGACCGAGCTAGTCTTCAATATGCAACAGTGACATCTACCGGTAACCAAGTTGGACCTGGGCGCACCAAGATCAAGTTTGAAATAGCTGGAGAGTACGCCCTCTTAGCAGAATCATAG
- the LOC115159618 gene encoding uncharacterized protein LOC115159618 isoform X1, whose amino-acid sequence MSLSYILLIYVAGVAVKESSADLVPTPTIVFSPGYINVATPVTVRCESPKGTECIFYRDHDPNPIRKLDYKQGACQFNLLWNEFKKWNKTEVDLSCVILQNREGKMIKTSKPSDARRLILGDPIGKPSVHVEKIGNYLNLRCEAKAGTSCYFYLNNGDSHFKKLPYNDNVCVGRVAEEELQRKRSSAGEIFITCAVELVVEGEDTVTSQHSEPLGITIDVVNPPGATSSPSEFNLIITVQEETSTNVTAQGRVSLHSVSSGPVFLVIISLVAGSLFLVLLAGSVLCVLQRKCGVQGRHVNTGSPPEQQDQTPPCVYSVITKPSRDEEEDSSLQYTTVTSTSDRASLQYATVTSTGNQVGPGRTKIKFEIAGEYALLAES is encoded by the exons ATGTCTTTGTCTTATATTCTTCTCATTT ATGTTGCCGGTGTTGCGGTAAAAGAAAGTTCTGCAG ATTTGGTTCCCACTCCCACTATTGTATTTTCCCCTGGGTACATCAATGTAGCTACACCTGTTACAGTACGCTGTGAGTCACCAAAAGGCACAGAGTGCATTTTCTACAGAGATCACGACCCCAACCCTATAAGAAAACTGGATTACAAGCAGGGTGCTTGCCAGTTCAATTTGTTGTGGAATGAGTTCAAAAAGTGGAACAAGACTGAAGTAGATCTCAGCTGTGTAATTCTACAGAACAGAGAAGGTAAAATGATCAAAACCTCAAAACCTAGTGATGCTCGTAGACTTATATTGGGTG ATCCAATTGGAAAGCCCAGTGTTCATGTGGAGAAGATTGGGAATTACCTCAATCTTCGATGTGAGGCCAAGGCTGGCACCTCATGCTACTTTTATCTGAACAATGGTGACTCACACTTCAAAAAACTACCCTACAATGACAATGTCTGTGTGGGGAGAGTGGCAGAAGAGGAACTGCAGAGGAAGAGGAGCAGTGCTGGAGAGATCTTCATCACCTGTGCTGTGGAGCTGGTGGTAGAGGGTGAAGATACTGTGACATCACAGCATAGTGAACCCCTCGGTATCACCATAGATG TTGTAAATCCTCCAGGAGCTACTAGTTCCCCATCAGAGTTCAATTTAATCATAACTGTTCAGGAGGAAACAAGCACCAATGTCACAGCCCAAGGAAGAG TGAGCCTTCATTCAGTTTCTTCAGGTCCAGTGTTCCTCGTCATCATCAGTCTGGTTGCTGGTTCCCTTTTCCTGGTTCTGCTAGCTGGGTCTGTGCTGTGTGTTCTCCAACGCAAGTGTG GAGTTCAAGGCAGGCATGTAAATACTGG AAGCCCACCTGAGCAGCAAGACCAAACCCCACCTTGTGTCT ATTCTGTCATCACAAAGCCGTCTAGGGATGAG GAAGAGGACAGTAGTCTGCAATACACTACTGTGACATCTACAAGTGACCGAGCTAGTCTTCAATATGCAACAGTGACATCTACCGGTAACCAAGTTGGACCTGGGCGCACCAAGATCAAGTTTGAAATAGCTGGAGAGTACGCCCTCTTAGCAGAATCATAG